A stretch of Henckelia pumila isolate YLH828 chromosome 4, ASM3356847v2, whole genome shotgun sequence DNA encodes these proteins:
- the LOC140862369 gene encoding uncharacterized protein, whose translation MAVVPPTPVTPTPPPPPVTPPPITPAVVTAPTASNAHAERPEKFSGTDFKTWQQKMLFYLTTLHIARFLKEVVAVPTPNVDTQGRSAFDAWSHSDFLCRNYILNGLDNTLYSVYSATKTAKELWDSLEKKYKTEDAGTKKFVVGKFLEFKMVDTKTVISQVQEFQIILHGIMTEGMMISESFQVAALIEKLSPLWKEFKKYLKHKRKEMGLEDLIVRLRIEENYHKAEIKGGKMPMEAKANLVKPNAMKKRKHFGKDVKQGKNKKWKGTCWNCGKTNHKSKDCRLPKKDNQYRANVVQHKSVPIDLSEIDLSTVVFEANMFDNPR comes from the coding sequence ATGGCTGTTGTTCCACCGACTCCAGTTACGCCGACCCCACCACCACCCCCTGTCACGCCGCCGCCTATTACACCGGCTGTTGTCACGGCCCCTACTGCTTCTAATGCGCATGCCGAGAGACCTGAGAAGTTCTCCGGTACTGACTTCAAGACATGGCAGCAGAAGATGTTGTTTTACCTTACTACACTTCATATTGCGAGGTTCTTGAAGGAAGTGGTTGCTGTTCCAACACCAAATGTTGACACACAAGGAAGATCTGCTTTTGATGCATGGTCTCATAGTGACTTCTTGTGCCGGAACTACATTCTGAATGGGTTGGATAATACGTTGTATAGCGTATACTCTGCAACCAAGACTGCTAAGGAATTGTGGGATTCCTTGGAGAAAAAGTACAAGACCGAGGATGCTGGCACAAAGAAGTTTGTAGTCGGAAAGTTTCTCGAATTCAAGATGGTTGATACCAAGACGGTGATTAGCCAAGTGCAAGAGTTCCAAATCATTCTTCATGGCATAATGACTGAAGGGATGATGATCAGTGAATCTTTCCAAGTTGCTGCGCTGATCGAAAAGCTGTCGCCTTTATGGAAGgagtttaaaaaatatttgaagcaCAAACGCAAGGAAATGGGGCTCGAAGACTTGATCGTCAGGTTGCGAATTGAGGAAAACTATCACAAAGCGGAGATCAAAGGTGGTAAGATGCCAATGGAAGCAAAGGCAAACCTGGTGAAGCCAAACGCTATGAAGAAAAGGAAACATTTTGGGAAAGATGTGAAGCAGGGAAAGAACAAGAAGTGGAAAGGAACATGTTGGAACTGTGGGAAGACGAACCACAAGTCCAAGGATTGTCGCTTACCAAAGAAGGACAATCAGTACCGGGCAAATGTTGTCCAACACAAATCTGTGCCTATTGACTTGTCTGAGATAGATCTGTCAACAGTAGTCTTTGAGGCTAACATGTTTGATAATCCTAGATAA